From the genome of Helicobacter pylori, one region includes:
- the tkt gene encoding transketolase codes for MRFNNADLERLKSMANTLRFLCADMIDKANSGHPGVCLGLADVMVVLSLHLNLNPTNPKWLNRDRLVFSGGHASALAYSLLHLWGFDLSLEDLKRFRQLHSKTPGHPELHHTEGIEITTGPLGQGFANAVGFSMASQYAQNLLDKEAISHKVYCLCGDGDLQEGISYESASLAGHLRLNNLIVIYDSNQISIEGAINISFSEQVKTRFLAQNWEVLECDGHDYQAIHNALEEAKKSTKPVLLIAHTIIGKGAIGLEGSEKTHGSPLNKEVLKRSKENARINPNESFVISPKNKMHFEEVKVRGVSLEALWEKSLSPKAKEKIHVLKDFDFSAINYPTFKKGESLATRVSNGMILNAIAKECEGFLGGSADLAPSNNTQLKHSGDFPLGQNLHFGIREHAMGAITNALAAYGLFVPFCATFFVFSDYLMPSIRLSALMKLKALFIFTHDSIGVGEDGATHQPVEQLSHLRALPNFYAFRPSDAFENIACMQVALSLSAPSGLILSRQNLPVLDEISKEQVLKGAYVKYDAKNPVITLVASGSEVSLALESAKILERENIPTQVVSAPCFDLLIEQEESYLKELFKGKVLMIEASRAIEWYRFADKIICMDSFGSSAKGDKLFEKFGFSVENITTQAKKLLNA; via the coding sequence ATGCGATTTAATAACGCTGACTTAGAACGATTGAAAAGCATGGCTAACACGCTTCGCTTTTTGTGCGCAGACATGATAGATAAGGCTAATAGCGGGCATCCGGGCGTGTGCTTGGGGTTAGCCGATGTGATGGTGGTTTTAAGCTTGCACCTCAACCTCAACCCCACTAACCCTAAATGGCTCAATAGGGACAGGTTGGTTTTTAGTGGAGGGCATGCGAGTGCGTTAGCGTATAGTTTGTTGCATTTGTGGGGATTTGATTTGAGTTTGGAAGATTTGAAGCGTTTCAGGCAATTACACTCTAAAACCCCAGGACACCCTGAATTACACCACACCGAAGGCATTGAGATCACAACAGGCCCTTTGGGGCAAGGTTTTGCTAACGCTGTGGGCTTTAGCATGGCGAGTCAATACGCTCAAAACCTTTTAGATAAAGAAGCCATTTCTCATAAAGTCTATTGCTTGTGTGGGGATGGGGATTTGCAAGAAGGCATTAGTTATGAGAGCGCTTCTTTAGCCGGGCACCTTCGCCTTAATAATCTCATTGTGATTTATGACAGCAACCAGATCAGCATTGAAGGTGCTATTAATATTAGTTTTAGCGAACAGGTTAAAACGCGTTTTTTAGCGCAAAATTGGGAAGTGCTAGAATGCGATGGGCATGACTATCAAGCGATTCATAACGCTTTAGAAGAAGCCAAAAAATCCACCAAACCCGTGCTTTTAATCGCTCATACGATTATTGGTAAGGGGGCTATTGGCTTAGAGGGGAGTGAAAAAACGCATGGCTCGCCTTTAAACAAAGAAGTGTTAAAACGATCCAAAGAAAACGCTCGAATCAATCCTAATGAAAGCTTTGTAATTAGCCCAAAAAACAAAATGCATTTTGAAGAAGTGAAAGTTAGAGGCGTTAGTTTAGAGGCCTTATGGGAAAAATCTTTAAGCCCTAAAGCAAAAGAAAAGATTCATGTGTTAAAGGATTTTGATTTTAGTGCCATCAATTACCCCACCTTTAAAAAAGGCGAATCTCTAGCCACTAGAGTGAGTAACGGCATGATTTTAAACGCTATCGCTAAAGAATGCGAAGGCTTTTTAGGGGGGAGTGCGGATTTAGCCCCATCCAATAACACGCAGTTAAAACACTCTGGCGATTTCCCTTTAGGGCAAAACTTGCATTTTGGGATCAGAGAGCATGCCATGGGGGCTATCACTAACGCTTTAGCGGCGTATGGCTTGTTTGTGCCTTTTTGCGCGACCTTTTTTGTGTTTAGCGATTATTTAATGCCAAGCATTCGTTTGAGCGCTTTAATGAAACTAAAAGCCCTTTTTATTTTTACGCATGACAGCATTGGCGTGGGCGAAGACGGAGCCACGCACCAACCCGTAGAGCAGTTGAGCCATTTACGCGCCTTGCCCAATTTCTATGCTTTCAGACCCAGCGACGCTTTTGAAAATATAGCTTGCATGCAAGTAGCGTTAAGTTTGAGTGCTCCTAGCGGGCTGATTCTATCGCGCCAGAATTTACCCGTGCTTGATGAGATTTCTAAAGAGCAGGTTTTAAAAGGTGCATATGTTAAATATGATGCTAAAAATCCCGTTATCACGCTAGTTGCGAGCGGGAGCGAAGTCTCTTTGGCTTTAGAGAGCGCTAAAATTTTAGAGCGAGAAAATATCCCCACTCAAGTGGTGAGCGCACCTTGCTTTGATTTATTGATAGAGCAAGAAGAAAGCTATCTTAAAGAACTCTTTAAGGGTAAAGTCTTAATGATTGAAGCGAGCCGTGCGATAGAGTGGTATCGTTTTGCGGATAAAATCATTTGCATGGATTCTTTTGGGAGTTCAGCAAAGGGCGATAAACTCTTTGAAAAATTCGGCTTTAGCGTTGAAAACATCACCACTCAAGCTAAAAAGTTACTCAACGCATGA
- a CDS encoding bifunctional riboflavin kinase/FAD synthetase translates to MLNFLSISSAPEIKSLAIGKFDGLHLGHQALFKELKDPKALLIIEKKYYTKGYLTPLKYRAKLVGMPLFFVYLEEISQLNALEFLDLLKKKFPNLERLVLGYDFRFGHERQNDALFLKERFEKTIIVPEVKIQEISVHSKIIKLALSHGDLSLANKLLGRPYEVCGEVISDQGLGHKELAPTLNIKTKDFILPSFGVYASLVKIKDPIYQKSVSFIGNRLSTDQHFAIECHVLDTIIENPPKEIALRLVQKIRDNMRFSSLKKLKNQIQQDILTAKEILR, encoded by the coding sequence ATGTTGAATTTTTTATCCATTTCAAGCGCGCCTGAGATTAAAAGCCTAGCTATCGGTAAATTTGATGGCTTGCATCTAGGGCATCAAGCCCTTTTTAAAGAATTAAAAGACCCCAAAGCCCTTTTAATCATAGAAAAAAAATATTACACGAAAGGCTATTTAACCCCCCTAAAATACCGTGCTAAACTCGTGGGCATGCCTTTATTTTTTGTATATTTAGAAGAAATTTCGCAATTAAACGCTTTAGAATTTTTAGATCTTTTAAAAAAGAAATTCCCCAATTTAGAACGCCTGGTTTTGGGCTATGATTTCAGGTTCGGGCATGAAAGACAAAATGACGCTTTATTTTTAAAAGAGCGTTTTGAAAAAACCATTATTGTGCCTGAAGTGAAAATCCAAGAGATTAGCGTGCATTCTAAAATCATAAAACTAGCCCTAAGTCATGGCGACTTATCTCTAGCTAACAAGCTCTTAGGCAGGCCTTATGAAGTGTGTGGGGAAGTCATTAGTGATCAAGGCTTAGGGCATAAAGAATTGGCGCCTACTTTAAATATAAAGACTAAAGATTTTATCCTCCCTAGTTTTGGAGTGTATGCGAGTTTGGTGAAAATAAAAGATCCAATTTATCAAAAAAGCGTGAGTTTTATAGGCAATCGCTTAAGCACGGATCAACATTTCGCCATAGAATGCCATGTGCTTGATACCATCATAGAAAACCCACCCAAAGAAATCGCTTTGCGTTTGGTTCAAAAAATACGAGACAACATGCGCTTTTCTTCTTTAAAAAAGCTTAAAAATCAGATCCAACAAGACATCTTAACAGCCAAAGAGATTTTGAGATAA
- a CDS encoding TlyA family RNA methyltransferase produces MRLDYALFNQHLVSSREKAKALVLKNQVLVNQIVISKPSFIVKEGDKIELIAANLFVSRAGEKLGAFLEDHFIDFTEKVVLDVGASKGGFSQVALLKGAKKVLCVDVGKMQLDESLKQDKRIECYEECDIRRFKTPEKIDLVLCDVSFISLYCILETILPLSGEFLALFKPQFEVGRATKRNKKGVVVDKEAILSALENFKNHLKTKDFQILKIQESLVKGKNGNVEFFIHFKRA; encoded by the coding sequence ATGCGATTAGATTACGCCTTATTCAACCAGCATTTAGTGAGTAGCAGAGAAAAAGCTAAAGCGTTGGTTTTAAAAAATCAGGTTTTAGTCAATCAAATAGTCATCTCTAAACCCTCTTTTATCGTTAAAGAGGGTGATAAAATTGAACTCATCGCTGCAAATCTATTCGTTAGCAGGGCTGGGGAAAAATTAGGGGCTTTTTTAGAAGATCACTTTATAGATTTTACAGAAAAGGTTGTTTTAGATGTGGGAGCGAGCAAAGGGGGTTTTAGTCAAGTGGCTCTTTTAAAAGGGGCTAAAAAGGTGCTTTGCGTGGATGTGGGGAAAATGCAATTAGATGAAAGTTTGAAACAAGATAAGCGCATAGAATGTTATGAAGAATGCGATATTAGAAGGTTTAAAACACCAGAAAAAATTGATTTAGTGCTTTGTGATGTGAGCTTTATTTCTTTATATTGTATTTTAGAAACGATTTTACCTTTAAGCGGTGAATTTTTGGCGCTTTTCAAACCGCAATTTGAAGTGGGCAGAGCAACAAAACGCAATAAAAAGGGGGTGGTTGTGGATAAAGAAGCCATTTTAAGCGCTTTAGAAAACTTTAAAAACCATTTAAAAACAAAGGATTTTCAAATCTTAAAGATCCAAGAAAGCTTAGTGAAAGGGAAAAACGGGAATGTTGAATTTTTTATCCATTTCAAGCGCGCCTGA
- the pyrB gene encoding aspartate carbamoyltransferase, translating into MPKKCRHLLQTSDLSLDEIKLLLKKASVYANDFNAVSLETKEKMQNKIIVALFFENSTRTVSSFEIASLRLGAKIVKLNMQTSSTSKGETLIGTFKNIHAMQPDAIITRHAFSSAPFKLAEFSQCPLINAGSGTSAHPTQALLDLLTLYQHFGSLENLKGKKIAFIGDVKNSRVANSNIKLLQRLGLEIMLCAPSSMLPSTSLKTTHNIEEAIGFADILMSLRTQTERHNAPIFASLKDYGNAYCITQKRLEAHAKDKEVIILHPGPVHRDIDIESAVLEDKRSKVLEQVKNGVAMRMAVLEFLLLD; encoded by the coding sequence ATGCCAAAAAAATGCCGACACTTGCTCCAAACCAGCGATTTAAGCCTAGATGAAATCAAGCTTTTATTAAAAAAGGCGAGCGTTTATGCGAACGATTTTAACGCCGTATCTTTAGAAACAAAAGAAAAAATGCAAAATAAAATCATCGTGGCTTTATTTTTTGAAAATTCCACCAGAACGGTGTCTAGTTTTGAAATCGCAAGCTTGAGATTGGGGGCAAAAATAGTGAAATTAAACATGCAAACAAGCTCCACTTCAAAGGGTGAAACTCTAATAGGCACTTTTAAAAATATCCATGCCATGCAGCCTGATGCTATCATCACACGGCATGCTTTTTCAAGCGCGCCTTTTAAATTAGCCGAGTTTTCACAATGCCCCTTGATTAACGCAGGAAGCGGCACTAGCGCTCATCCTACCCAAGCGTTATTAGACTTGCTCACACTTTATCAGCATTTTGGCAGTTTAGAAAATTTAAAAGGGAAGAAAATCGCTTTTATAGGCGATGTGAAAAATTCAAGAGTGGCTAATAGCAACATTAAATTACTCCAAAGACTAGGGCTTGAGATCATGCTGTGCGCTCCAAGCTCCATGCTCCCTAGCACTTCTTTAAAAACGACGCATAACATTGAAGAAGCGATAGGATTTGCAGACATTTTAATGAGTTTGAGGACCCAAACCGAACGGCACAACGCACCCATTTTTGCGAGCTTGAAAGATTATGGCAACGCTTATTGCATCACCCAAAAACGCCTAGAGGCTCACGCTAAAGATAAAGAGGTAATTATTTTACACCCAGGCCCGGTGCATAGGGATATTGATATAGAAAGCGCGGTGTTAGAAGATAAGCGATCTAAAGTTTTAGAGCAAGTCAAAAATGGCGTGGCAATGCGCATGGCGGTGTTGGAGTTTTTGCTATTAGACTGA
- the hofB gene encoding outer membrane beta-barrel protein HofB: MKNSTPLKNKVFCGLYVLSLSASLQAFDYKIEVLAESFSKVGFNKKKIDISRGIYPTETFVTAVGQGNIYADFLSKGLKDQGHVLEGKVGGTLGGVAYDDTKFNQGGSVIYNYIGYWDGYLGGKRALLDGTSIHECALGSDGKVIDSIACGNARANKIRRNYLMNNAFLEYRYKDIFLAKGGRYQSSAPYMSAYTQGFEISVKVKDKNEGSHKLWWFSSWGRAFAYGEWIYDFYSPRTVIKNGRTLNYGIHLVNYTYERKGVSVSPFFQFSPGTYYSPGVVVGYDSNPNFNGVGFRSETKAYVLLPVHAPLKRDTYRYAIKAGIAGQSLLIRQRFDYNEFNFGGAFYKVWKNANAYIGTTGNPLGIDFWTNSVYDIGQAISHVVTADAISGWVFGGGVHKKWLWGTLWRWTSGTIANEASAAVNVGYKISKSLTASVKLEYLGVMTHAGFTVGSYRPTPGSKALYSDRSHLMTTLSAKF; the protein is encoded by the coding sequence ATGAAAAATAGTACGCCTTTAAAGAATAAAGTTTTTTGTGGGTTATATGTTTTAAGTTTGAGCGCTTCTTTGCAAGCGTTTGATTATAAAATTGAAGTTTTAGCGGAGTCCTTTTCTAAAGTTGGCTTTAATAAAAAAAAGATTGATATTTCTAGGGGGATTTATCCTACAGAGACTTTTGTAACCGCTGTAGGTCAGGGCAATATCTATGCGGATTTTTTATCCAAAGGCCTTAAAGATCAAGGGCATGTTTTAGAGGGAAAAGTCGGTGGCACGCTAGGAGGGGTCGCTTATGATGACACCAAATTCAATCAAGGCGGATCGGTTATTTATAACTACATCGGTTATTGGGATGGCTATTTAGGGGGTAAAAGAGCCTTGCTTGATGGCACGAGTATCCATGAGTGCGCGCTTGGGTCTGATGGCAAGGTGATTGATTCTATAGCGTGCGGGAACGCTAGGGCCAATAAAATCCGCCGTAATTACTTGATGAATAACGCTTTTTTAGAATACCGCTATAAAGATATTTTTTTAGCTAAAGGGGGGCGTTATCAATCCAGCGCTCCTTATATGAGCGCTTACACGCAAGGTTTTGAAATTAGTGTTAAAGTTAAGGATAAAAATGAAGGAAGCCACAAATTATGGTGGTTTAGCTCATGGGGTAGGGCGTTCGCTTATGGGGAGTGGATTTATGATTTTTATTCTCCAAGAACCGTGATTAAAAATGGGCGTACTTTGAATTATGGTATCCATTTAGTAAATTACACTTATGAAAGAAAAGGGGTTAGCGTCAGCCCTTTTTTCCAATTTTCGCCCGGGACTTACTATAGCCCTGGGGTGGTTGTGGGCTATGATAGTAACCCTAATTTTAATGGCGTGGGCTTTAGATCAGAAACAAAAGCCTATGTCTTGCTCCCTGTCCATGCCCCCTTAAAAAGGGATACTTATCGTTATGCTATAAAGGCTGGCATCGCCGGGCAAAGCTTACTCATTAGGCAACGATTTGATTACAATGAATTCAATTTTGGGGGAGCGTTTTATAAAGTATGGAAAAACGCAAACGCTTACATAGGCACGACAGGAAACCCTTTAGGCATTGATTTTTGGACCAATAGCGTTTATGATATAGGGCAAGCGATAAGCCATGTGGTAACCGCTGATGCCATCTCTGGTTGGGTTTTTGGTGGGGGCGTGCATAAAAAGTGGCTGTGGGGGACTTTATGGCGTTGGACTAGCGGCACCATCGCCAATGAAGCGAGCGCGGCTGTTAATGTGGGCTATAAGATCAGTAAGAGTTTGACAGCGAGCGTGAAATTAGAATATTTAGGCGTGATGACGCATGCAGGCTTTACGGTAGGGAGTTACAGGCCCACGCCCGGCTCTAAAGCGCTTTATTCAGACAGGAGCCATTTGATGACAACTCTTAGCGCTAAATTTTAA
- a CDS encoding ABC transporter ATP-binding protein, with product MKLFFRRYSKYLKEHYKSFIVVLFSSLVVALSTAWGTYLVKPTLDEIFINKDTHMLKILPFLVILAYLGKSGGMYLGTYFTNFIGLDIVKKIRNIMLESLLKMEMVFFNRTKKGELIARITNDIGVIRASLSNYLSESIREGLTIVGLVGVVIYQSPKLALVGLVIMPLAAIPISKIIRKVKKLAKSHQESNAKITARLSEVFNNVEAIKISNGEKLEHKAFVKENEAFFKIGIKNIAVAEISSPLMEFLGSIAIALVIYLGGNEVIKGHISVGAFFSFITALFMLYTPIKRLTRIASNFQEALVASDRIHEILEREPAIVDGELTLDNAIHTIEFKKVWLAYTLDNQERYVLSDISLKFQQNEIIALKGESGSGKSSLVNLILRLYEPSKGEIFINDQKIESITQKSLREKISVVTQRVFIFNGSVAENVAYGLEIDEVKIKECLKKAQALDFVEKMPHGIESVLDEFGANLSGGQRQRIAIARALYKDAQVLIFDEATSALDNNTEESIKQSILELKQNRLIILISHNPSTLELATKHVKLEHGRLTEC from the coding sequence TTGAAACTCTTTTTCAGGCGTTATTCTAAATATCTTAAAGAGCATTATAAAAGTTTTATAGTGGTTTTATTTTCTTCTTTAGTGGTGGCTTTAAGCACGGCTTGGGGGACTTATTTAGTCAAGCCTACTTTAGATGAAATTTTTATCAATAAAGACACTCACATGCTCAAAATCCTGCCTTTTTTGGTGATTTTGGCGTATTTGGGCAAGAGTGGGGGCATGTATTTAGGCACTTATTTCACTAACTTTATCGGGCTTGATATTGTCAAAAAAATACGCAACATTATGCTAGAAAGCCTTCTAAAAATGGAAATGGTTTTTTTTAACAGGACTAAAAAGGGCGAATTGATCGCAAGGATCACCAATGATATAGGTGTGATTAGAGCGAGTTTGTCCAATTACCTTTCAGAGAGCATAAGAGAGGGGCTAACGATTGTTGGATTAGTGGGGGTGGTGATCTATCAAAGCCCTAAATTAGCGCTAGTGGGGCTAGTGATCATGCCGCTAGCCGCCATTCCTATCAGCAAAATCATTCGTAAGGTTAAAAAACTCGCTAAATCCCATCAAGAGAGTAACGCCAAAATCACCGCTCGTTTGAGTGAAGTCTTTAACAATGTGGAAGCGATTAAAATCTCTAATGGCGAAAAATTAGAGCATAAGGCTTTTGTGAAAGAAAATGAAGCGTTTTTTAAAATCGGTATCAAAAACATCGCCGTGGCTGAAATTTCTTCGCCTTTAATGGAGTTTTTAGGCTCTATCGCTATAGCGTTAGTGATTTATTTAGGGGGGAATGAAGTGATTAAGGGTCATATTAGCGTGGGGGCGTTTTTTTCTTTCATCACGGCCCTTTTTATGCTCTATACGCCGATTAAACGCTTAACTAGGATCGCTTCTAATTTTCAAGAAGCCTTAGTCGCTAGCGATAGAATCCATGAGATTTTAGAAAGAGAGCCAGCTATTGTTGATGGGGAATTAACGCTAGATAACGCTATACACACCATAGAATTTAAAAAGGTATGGCTAGCTTATACGCTAGATAATCAAGAGCGTTATGTTTTAAGCGATATTAGTTTGAAATTCCAACAAAATGAAATCATCGCTTTAAAAGGCGAAAGCGGGAGCGGTAAAAGCTCATTAGTGAATCTAATCTTACGCCTTTATGAGCCAAGCAAGGGCGAAATTTTCATCAATGATCAAAAAATTGAGAGCATCACGCAAAAATCCTTAAGAGAAAAGATTAGCGTTGTCACTCAAAGGGTGTTTATTTTTAACGGGAGCGTGGCTGAAAATGTGGCGTATGGTTTAGAAATTGATGAGGTAAAAATCAAAGAATGCCTAAAAAAAGCTCAAGCCTTAGATTTTGTGGAAAAAATGCCTCATGGGATAGAGAGTGTTTTAGATGAATTTGGTGCTAATCTTAGCGGCGGTCAACGCCAAAGAATCGCCATTGCAAGAGCTTTGTATAAAGACGCTCAAGTTTTAATCTTTGATGAAGCCACTTCCGCTTTGGACAATAACACAGAAGAGAGCATCAAACAAAGCATTTTAGAATTGAAACAAAATCGCTTGATCATTCTCATTTCGCACAACCCAAGCACGCTAGAATTAGCCACTAAGCATGTGAAATTAGAGCATGGGCGTTTGACAGAATGCTAA
- a CDS encoding restriction endonuclease — protein sequence MKKIVFFIFVILFSVGIDLAWHVLLEKALELELVTSANDLLLKLLAILGVFSMLVLFQGVISSYKKRQLKHALQKIDAMNGFEFEEYSKIFFTSKGFEVSITQKSGDYGADLIVEKDGIKWAIQAKRYSHKVSPKAIQEVVSSKAYYACEKACVITNSYFTQAAQKLAQANGVLLIDRDEWIKFLGGEN from the coding sequence ATGAAAAAGATTGTATTTTTTATTTTTGTCATTTTGTTTTCGGTAGGGATTGATTTAGCGTGGCATGTTTTATTGGAAAAAGCCCTAGAATTGGAATTAGTAACATCAGCTAATGATTTGCTTTTAAAATTGTTGGCGATTCTTGGCGTTTTTTCAATGTTAGTGCTTTTTCAAGGCGTTATTTCTTCGTATAAGAAGCGCCAACTCAAACACGCTTTACAAAAAATAGACGCCATGAATGGCTTTGAATTTGAAGAATATTCCAAAATCTTTTTCACTTCAAAGGGTTTTGAAGTGAGCATCACGCAAAAAAGCGGCGATTATGGAGCGGATTTGATTGTAGAAAAAGACGGCATCAAGTGGGCAATTCAAGCCAAACGCTACTCGCATAAAGTTTCGCCCAAAGCTATTCAAGAGGTGGTCTCTTCTAAAGCTTACTACGCTTGCGAAAAAGCTTGTGTGATCACCAATAGCTATTTCACACAAGCCGCTCAAAAACTGGCTCAAGCTAATGGAGTGCTTTTGATTGACAGAGACGAATGGATCAAATTTTTGGGTGGGGAAAATTAA
- a CDS encoding HoxN/HupN/NixA family nickel/cobalt transporter yields MKLWFPYFLAIVFLHALGLALLFMANNASFYAAASMAYMLGAKHAFDADHIACIDNTIRKLTQQGKNAYGVGFYFSMGHSSVVILMTIISAFAIAWAKEHTPMLEEIGGVVGTLVSGLFLLIIGLLNAVILVDLLKIFKKSHSNESLSQQQNEEIERLLTSRGLLNRFFKPLFNFVSQSWHIYPVGFLFGLGFDTASEIALLALSSSAIKVSVVGMLSLPILFAAGMSLFDTLDGAFMLKAYDWAFKTPLRKIYYNISITALSVFIALFIGLIELFQVISEKLHLKFENRLLNTLQSLEFTDLGYYLVGLFVIAFLGSFFLWKIKFSKLES; encoded by the coding sequence GTGAAATTGTGGTTTCCTTATTTTTTAGCGATTGTGTTCTTGCATGCATTAGGTTTAGCGTTGCTCTTTATGGCCAATAACGCTTCGTTTTATGCGGCGGCGTCTATGGCTTACATGCTAGGGGCAAAGCATGCGTTTGATGCTGATCACATCGCTTGCATAGACAACACCATCAGAAAGCTCACCCAACAAGGCAAAAACGCCTATGGTGTGGGGTTTTACTTTTCTATGGGGCATTCAAGCGTGGTGATTTTAATGACCATCATCAGTGCGTTTGCGATCGCTTGGGCTAAAGAGCATACGCCGATGCTAGAAGAAATAGGGGGGGTAGTGGGGACTTTAGTTTCTGGGCTTTTTTTGCTCATTATAGGGCTGTTGAATGCGGTTATTCTGGTGGATTTATTAAAAATATTCAAAAAATCGCATTCTAATGAAAGCTTGAGTCAGCAACAAAATGAAGAGATTGAACGGCTTTTAACGAGTAGGGGCTTACTCAATCGCTTTTTTAAACCCTTGTTTAATTTTGTTTCTCAATCGTGGCATATTTATCCTGTGGGTTTTCTTTTTGGGCTGGGTTTTGATACCGCTAGTGAAATCGCGCTTTTGGCTCTCTCTAGCAGTGCGATTAAAGTGAGTGTGGTGGGCATGCTCTCTTTACCCATTCTTTTTGCCGCTGGCATGAGTTTGTTTGACACTTTAGATGGGGCGTTCATGCTCAAGGCGTATGACTGGGCGTTCAAAACCCCTTTAAGAAAAATCTATTACAATATCTCCATCACCGCCTTAAGCGTTTTTATCGCACTTTTTATCGGATTGATTGAACTTTTTCAAGTCATTAGCGAGAAACTCCATTTAAAATTTGAAAACCGCCTTTTAAACACCTTACAAAGTCTAGAATTTACAGACTTGGGCTATTACTTGGTGGGCTTATTTGTAATAGCGTTTTTAGGCTCATTCTTTTTATGGAAAATCAAGTTTTCTAAATTAGAGAGCTAG
- a CDS encoding flagellar FLiS export co-chaperone: protein MDILKTLQKHLGGVETSDFKTNAIEKSQQIAKFSRDMKNINESVGALQILQIACKKLFNKSMGLEDKDALQASIIKQELQEIVKNCQFLASPLFDTQLNIAINDEVFSMIVANPLNLLENAGEFQAYLEEKLNEIKELLGYLSESLSNPKAFMPSFSNKSLKDLLSDNLRA from the coding sequence ATGGATATTTTAAAAACTCTTCAAAAGCATTTGGGCGGTGTTGAAACAAGCGATTTTAAAACCAATGCGATAGAAAAATCCCAACAAATCGCCAAATTCAGCAGGGACATGAAAAATATAAACGAGAGCGTTGGAGCGTTACAAATCTTGCAAATCGCTTGCAAAAAGCTTTTCAATAAGAGCATGGGTTTAGAAGATAAAGACGCTTTGCAAGCTTCTATCATTAAACAGGAATTGCAAGAAATTGTAAAAAATTGCCAGTTTTTAGCCTCCCCTTTGTTTGACACCCAGCTCAACATTGCAATCAATGACGAAGTTTTTTCCATGATTGTGGCTAATCCTTTGAATTTATTGGAAAATGCGGGCGAATTTCAAGCTTATTTGGAAGAAAAATTAAACGAAATTAAGGAATTATTAGGTTATTTGAGCGAAAGCCTTTCAAACCCTAAAGCCTTTATGCCAAGTTTTTCAAATAAAAGCCTTAAAGATTTGTTAAGCGATAATTTGAGGGCTTAA